In Amycolatopsis endophytica, the following are encoded in one genomic region:
- a CDS encoding glycoside hydrolase family 76 protein, giving the protein MHSDWAAAAERAVVTRHLRRLWGLPGTALARSGWPPTLDQRAHRHWNYWWQAHFLDCLVDAQHRDPTPARASTIDRFVSTMKLRNSGTWRNPYYDDLAWLGLALQRTGRDVTFFLDELRGAWTTEGGGGIWWRRGDRFKNAPANGPAAILHARAGDVERARDLLYWMERTLVDPGTGLVRDGLRVDSNDLVQEIYTYCQGVFLGACLELSEVDLARRTVRAVAAHCAPGGTLHGQGGGDGGLFAGILARYLALAAHRLPAGPEADAARSLVLASADSCWTGAADAAGGPLFSPDWSEPAPTAPPSPGHPSRDLSVQVGAWMLLESAATL; this is encoded by the coding sequence ATGCACAGCGACTGGGCAGCGGCCGCGGAACGGGCCGTCGTCACGCGGCACCTGCGTCGCCTCTGGGGTCTGCCCGGTACGGCGCTCGCGCGCAGCGGCTGGCCCCCGACACTGGATCAGCGCGCGCACCGGCACTGGAACTACTGGTGGCAGGCGCATTTCCTGGACTGTCTCGTGGACGCCCAGCACCGCGACCCGACGCCCGCCCGAGCGTCCACGATCGACCGTTTCGTGTCGACGATGAAGCTGCGCAACTCGGGCACCTGGCGCAACCCCTACTACGACGATCTCGCCTGGCTGGGCCTGGCCCTGCAGCGCACCGGCCGCGACGTGACCTTCTTCCTCGACGAGCTGCGCGGCGCCTGGACGACCGAGGGTGGCGGCGGCATCTGGTGGCGTCGCGGTGACCGCTTCAAGAACGCCCCGGCGAACGGTCCGGCCGCGATCCTGCACGCCAGAGCAGGCGACGTCGAGCGTGCCCGGGATTTGCTGTACTGGATGGAGCGGACCCTCGTGGACCCCGGCACCGGTCTGGTGCGGGACGGTTTGCGGGTGGACAGCAACGACCTGGTCCAGGAAATCTACACCTACTGTCAGGGAGTCTTCCTCGGCGCCTGCCTCGAGCTGTCCGAAGTGGACCTTGCCAGGCGCACCGTCCGCGCCGTGGCGGCCCACTGCGCCCCCGGCGGAACACTGCACGGTCAAGGCGGCGGGGACGGCGGCCTGTTCGCCGGAATCCTGGCCCGCTACCTGGCACTCGCCGCGCACCGCTTGCCAGCGGGCCCCGAAGCGGACGCCGCACGCTCCCTCGTCCTCGCCTCGGCGGACTCCTGCTGGACCGGCGCCGCCGACGCCGCCGGTGGCCCACTGTTCAGTCCGGATTGGAGCGAGCCCGCCCCCACCGCGCCACCGTCACCGGGCCACCCCTCGCGCGACCTCTCGGTACAAGTCGGCGCCTGGATGCTGCTGGAATCCGCCGCCACCCTGTAG
- a CDS encoding TrmH family RNA methyltransferase, with protein sequence MSEETGPTEWTVREPVGVGPWEGEWPDDERYDPELLAEGDRRNVVDSYRYWRREAIVADIDSRRHPFHVAIENFQHDHNIGTVVRTANAFGAAAVHIVGRRRWNRRGAMVTDRYQHLEHHADVPSLAAFATGHGLPVVAVDNTPGSRRIETAELPRECVLLFGQEGPGLSAEAHDTAAMVVSIAQFGSTRSINAGVAAGIVMHAWVRQHADLSAAW encoded by the coding sequence GTGAGCGAGGAGACCGGCCCGACCGAATGGACCGTTCGTGAGCCGGTCGGTGTCGGCCCGTGGGAGGGCGAGTGGCCGGACGACGAGCGCTACGACCCGGAGCTGCTCGCCGAAGGCGACCGCCGCAACGTCGTCGACAGCTACCGCTACTGGCGCCGCGAGGCGATCGTCGCCGACATCGACTCGCGACGGCACCCGTTCCACGTGGCCATCGAGAACTTCCAGCACGACCACAACATCGGCACCGTCGTCCGTACCGCGAACGCCTTCGGGGCGGCCGCGGTCCACATCGTCGGCCGGCGGCGCTGGAACCGGCGCGGCGCGATGGTCACCGACCGGTACCAGCATCTCGAACACCACGCGGACGTGCCGTCGCTGGCCGCGTTCGCGACGGGGCACGGCTTGCCGGTCGTGGCCGTGGACAACACCCCCGGCTCGCGACGGATCGAGACCGCCGAGCTGCCGCGGGAGTGCGTCCTGCTCTTCGGGCAGGAGGGCCCCGGCCTGTCCGCCGAAGCGCACGACACGGCGGCGATGGTGGTGTCGATCGCGCAGTTCGGGTCCACACGGTCGATCAACGCCGGGGTGGCTGCCGGCATCGTGATGCACGCCTGGGTCAGGCAGCACGCGGACCTGTCGGCGGCCTGGTAG